The Pontibacter pudoricolor genome contains a region encoding:
- a CDS encoding alanine racemase: protein MAVLKLYRDRLQHNYRHLDKVFKEHNIDWGIVSKLLCGEEKFLKELLALGVKEIHDSRVTNLKAIKKVAPDVQTVYIKPAPKKSIPEIIEFADVSFQTEFEIIKLLSAEAVRQKKLHKIIIMIEMGDLREGVMGEELVDFYEKVFELPGIAVIGLGANFNCLHGVMPTRDKLIQLSLYKQIIETKFDKKIPWVSGGTSVTIPLLFTHQLPKGINHFRIGEALFFGLNLFTGETFEGMHDDVLELSAEIIELTEKPMIPDGILAENPSGDNYEIDERLYGKTSHRAILDVGLLDVNPKFLIPKDNLSVVGASSDMLVIELGTNDKNYKVGDVLQFSLRYMGALSILNSRYINKEVV, encoded by the coding sequence ATGGCAGTTTTAAAGCTGTACCGTGACAGATTACAACATAATTACCGCCACCTTGATAAGGTATTTAAAGAACACAATATAGACTGGGGTATTGTAAGCAAACTGCTATGCGGCGAAGAGAAATTTCTAAAAGAACTACTTGCGTTAGGTGTTAAAGAAATACATGACTCGCGGGTAACGAACCTGAAAGCAATTAAGAAAGTAGCCCCTGATGTACAGACTGTTTATATTAAGCCGGCACCCAAAAAGAGCATCCCCGAAATAATAGAATTTGCAGACGTTAGTTTCCAGACAGAGTTCGAAATTATAAAACTGCTGTCAGCAGAAGCTGTTCGGCAGAAGAAGCTGCACAAGATCATTATCATGATTGAAATGGGGGATCTACGCGAAGGCGTAATGGGAGAAGAACTGGTTGATTTTTATGAGAAGGTATTTGAGTTGCCTGGGATTGCAGTGATCGGGTTAGGAGCTAATTTTAACTGCCTGCATGGCGTAATGCCAACCCGCGATAAACTTATTCAGCTGAGCCTTTATAAGCAGATCATTGAGACAAAATTCGACAAGAAAATTCCGTGGGTTTCAGGTGGCACCTCTGTAACTATACCGCTGCTCTTCACCCATCAGTTACCTAAAGGCATCAATCATTTCAGAATTGGCGAGGCACTTTTTTTCGGACTTAACCTGTTTACCGGCGAAACCTTTGAAGGCATGCATGATGACGTATTAGAGCTGAGCGCGGAGATAATTGAGCTGACAGAAAAACCCATGATCCCAGACGGAATACTGGCAGAGAACCCAAGCGGAGACAACTATGAAATTGATGAGAGACTTTATGGTAAAACATCTCACCGTGCCATATTGGATGTCGGTTTACTGGATGTGAATCCTAAATTCCTGATTCCGAAAGATAACCTGAGCGTAGTTGGGGCAAGTTCGGATATGCTGGTGATAGAGCTTGGCACAAATGATAAGAACTATAAAGTAGGCGATGTGCTGCAATTCAGCCTGCGTTATATGGGTGCATTGAGCATTTTAAACTCAAGGTACATAAACAAAGAGGTGGTATAA
- a CDS encoding GNAT family N-acetyltransferase has protein sequence MAENNSLHYNVYTPENNTGINQDEILDFLFKHLDEYGDKREDIAKCMNYALSTAEGKGGAVLEARENGEVVGALILNNTGMSGYIPENILVYVAVHGNQRGKGVGKKLVQLATETVSGSIALHVEPQNPARHLYEKMGFTNKYLEYRLQR, from the coding sequence ATGGCAGAGAACAACAGTCTCCACTACAACGTCTATACCCCTGAAAACAACACAGGTATAAACCAGGACGAGATACTGGATTTCCTTTTCAAGCATTTAGATGAGTATGGCGATAAGCGGGAAGACATTGCCAAGTGCATGAACTATGCGCTATCTACAGCCGAAGGGAAAGGCGGCGCCGTGCTGGAAGCCCGCGAAAATGGAGAAGTAGTAGGTGCCCTTATCCTGAACAATACCGGCATGAGCGGTTATATCCCCGAGAACATCTTAGTTTATGTAGCAGTACATGGCAACCAGCGCGGAAAAGGTGTTGGCAAAAAGCTGGTGCAACTGGCAACCGAAACTGTATCGGGCAGTATAGCCCTGCATGTTGAACCACAAAACCCGGCCCGCCATCTGTACGAGAAAATGGGCTTTACAAACAAGTATTTAGAATATAGACTACAACGATAA
- a CDS encoding aspartyl protease family protein, whose amino-acid sequence MAKAFYPVLLCLLSCFLLQPEAKGQTISQDTAYFTGTAKKIKIPFKLVHNLIVIPVKINDSKQLNFILDSGVNSTLITQLNFTDSLSLNNSRKITVQGLGQGFELEALISNGNNMFLRGIEGVNHEVYVLLEDIFNLSTRMGMPVHGIIGYDIFKNFIVKINYNTQVITLYRPDTKIRISKKAEVQELSIEDCKAYIYAKVRQYNGDSLNVKLVVDTGASHSLSLYLPTNEKLKLPPKVMEAYLGRGLSGDIHGKIGRINSMSLGRHQFENLPATYPDEQAIKVALNIANRNGNLGSDILKRFTVIFDYPHNRLVLIPNRKYRQPFTYNIAGFEVSTPMPGFNVYVVSNVSENSAAKEAGIKPGDQLMTINGKHCYELDLNNILNLLEGRPGHQLKLTFQRNTTPYSVTLTLQNRI is encoded by the coding sequence ATGGCAAAAGCATTCTACCCGGTGTTGCTTTGTCTTTTAAGCTGCTTTCTGTTACAGCCGGAAGCTAAGGGGCAGACTATTTCTCAGGATACCGCATACTTTACTGGGACTGCTAAAAAGATCAAGATCCCGTTTAAACTGGTACATAACCTGATCGTTATACCGGTAAAAATTAACGACTCCAAACAGCTCAATTTTATCCTGGACTCCGGCGTTAACAGCACTTTAATTACCCAGCTAAACTTTACCGATAGCTTAAGCCTTAATAATTCCCGCAAAATAACTGTACAGGGCCTGGGGCAGGGCTTTGAACTGGAGGCTCTCATCTCGAACGGGAATAATATGTTCCTGCGTGGTATTGAAGGCGTAAACCATGAAGTGTATGTGTTGCTGGAAGATATCTTCAACCTTTCTACCCGGATGGGAATGCCTGTACATGGCATCATAGGGTATGATATTTTTAAAAATTTTATAGTTAAGATCAACTATAATACCCAGGTAATTACACTTTACAGGCCAGACACGAAGATCAGGATCAGTAAGAAAGCAGAAGTGCAGGAGTTATCAATAGAAGATTGCAAAGCCTATATTTATGCCAAGGTGCGACAATATAACGGTGATTCTTTAAATGTAAAACTGGTGGTAGATACCGGTGCCAGTCATTCGCTTTCGCTGTACCTGCCTACTAACGAGAAACTGAAATTGCCACCTAAAGTAATGGAAGCATACCTGGGCCGTGGCTTAAGCGGAGACATACACGGAAAGATCGGGAGGATTAACAGCATGTCGCTTGGCCGGCATCAGTTCGAGAACCTGCCCGCTACATACCCTGACGAGCAGGCAATTAAGGTAGCGCTAAACATTGCAAACCGGAACGGAAACCTTGGTTCGGATATTCTGAAACGTTTTACGGTTATTTTTGATTATCCGCACAATCGTCTGGTACTAATACCCAACCGGAAATACAGGCAGCCCTTTACCTATAACATTGCCGGTTTTGAAGTCAGTACACCTATGCCCGGCTTTAATGTGTATGTTGTTTCTAATGTTTCGGAGAATTCGGCAGCAAAAGAAGCCGGTATTAAACCCGGGGACCAACTGATGACAATAAATGGCAAACACTGCTATGAACTGGATCTGAATAACATACTTAATTTATTGGAGGGCAGGCCCGGTCACCAGTTAAAGCTTACTTTTCAGCGCAATACTACCCCTTATTCAGTAACACTTACTTTACAGAACCGGATTTAG
- a CDS encoding GNAT family N-acetyltransferase produces MTNLPDFIVTMADESHVEYAQTVCKEMESSAKARGTGIAKRNPEYVALKMKEGKAVIALHPDGKWAGFCYIETWGHGKYVANSGLIVSPELRKSGLARQIKQKVFELSRTKYPDAKIFGLTTALAVMKINSGLGYKPVTYSELTDDEAFWKGCQSCVNFEILQSKNRSNCLCTAMLFDPAQESTFMALPVVEQKPAKTASSLQERWVRYRQRLALQPITLPEQEEDKNKKAS; encoded by the coding sequence ATGACCAATTTACCGGACTTTATAGTTACTATGGCTGATGAAAGCCATGTGGAATATGCGCAGACTGTCTGCAAAGAAATGGAATCCTCGGCTAAAGCACGCGGTACCGGTATCGCGAAGCGCAACCCCGAATACGTGGCCCTGAAAATGAAGGAAGGAAAAGCAGTGATTGCACTGCACCCGGATGGCAAATGGGCAGGCTTCTGCTACATCGAGACATGGGGGCATGGCAAATACGTGGCTAACTCCGGCCTTATAGTTTCACCCGAGCTTCGTAAAAGCGGACTTGCCCGTCAGATCAAGCAAAAGGTATTCGAACTATCGCGCACCAAGTACCCGGATGCCAAAATCTTTGGTCTAACTACAGCCCTGGCGGTAATGAAGATCAATTCAGGCCTTGGTTACAAGCCAGTTACATACTCCGAACTGACAGATGATGAAGCTTTCTGGAAAGGGTGCCAAAGCTGTGTGAATTTCGAGATACTGCAAAGCAAGAACCGCAGCAATTGTTTATGTACCGCCATGTTATTCGACCCGGCACAGGAGTCTACATTTATGGCTTTGCCTGTAGTTGAACAAAAACCAGCCAAAACAGCAAGTAGCCTGCAGGAACGTTGGGTACGTTACCGTCAGCGTTTGGCGTTGCAGCCCATTACATTACCTGAGCAAGAAGAAGATAAGAATAAAAAGGCCTCTTAG
- the argG gene encoding argininosuccinate synthase, whose amino-acid sequence MKKVLLAFSGGLDTSYCAIYLSQELGLEVYAALVDTGGFSAEEIREIERRAYSLGVKQFTHLDEKESYYKSCIKYMIFGNVLKNNTYPLSVSAERVTQALSIANFARSIGADYVAHGSTGAGNDQVRFDMVFQAIIPDVEIITPIRDMKLSREEEIEYLRKHGVEMDFTKAQYSINKGIWGTSVGGKETLTSHLPLPESAYPTQLSKHEPERVTIVFKNGEPVGLNDEVFESPVEVIQRLQELAGPFAIGRDIHVGDTIIGIKGRVGFEAAAPMVIIKAHHTLEKHTLTKWQLYWKDQLATWYGNWLHEGQLLDPTMRDIEAFLESAQQTVTGKVHVLLAPYRFQVEGIESEHDLMSDKFGSYGEMNRAWSADDVKGFTKIFGNQTKLYHNVNNTIAAWATEK is encoded by the coding sequence ATGAAGAAAGTTTTGTTAGCCTTCAGCGGCGGTCTGGATACATCATATTGCGCTATTTACCTGTCGCAGGAACTGGGACTGGAAGTATATGCAGCTTTGGTAGATACCGGTGGTTTTTCAGCGGAAGAGATCCGGGAAATTGAGCGCCGTGCCTATAGTTTGGGTGTAAAGCAATTTACGCACCTGGATGAGAAGGAAAGCTACTACAAGAGTTGCATTAAATACATGATCTTCGGCAATGTACTGAAGAACAACACGTATCCTTTATCGGTGAGTGCGGAGCGCGTAACCCAGGCACTAAGCATTGCAAACTTTGCCAGGAGCATCGGAGCGGATTACGTAGCGCATGGAAGCACGGGTGCCGGCAACGACCAGGTGCGCTTTGATATGGTTTTCCAGGCGATCATTCCCGATGTAGAGATCATCACCCCGATACGTGATATGAAACTGTCGCGCGAGGAAGAGATTGAATACCTGCGCAAACATGGCGTGGAAATGGACTTTACAAAAGCGCAGTACTCCATCAATAAAGGCATCTGGGGTACATCGGTTGGCGGAAAAGAAACGCTTACATCACACCTGCCATTACCGGAATCCGCTTACCCTACTCAGCTTAGCAAACACGAGCCGGAGCGCGTAACTATAGTTTTCAAAAATGGCGAGCCTGTTGGTTTGAATGATGAAGTCTTTGAAAGCCCGGTAGAGGTAATCCAGCGCTTGCAGGAGTTGGCTGGTCCGTTTGCCATTGGCCGCGACATACACGTGGGCGATACCATTATCGGCATTAAAGGTCGTGTTGGTTTTGAAGCTGCGGCGCCTATGGTGATCATAAAAGCACACCATACGCTGGAGAAGCACACGCTAACCAAATGGCAACTATACTGGAAAGACCAGCTGGCAACCTGGTACGGTAACTGGCTGCACGAAGGACAGTTGCTGGATCCAACGATGCGCGACATTGAAGCCTTTCTGGAGAGCGCGCAGCAAACCGTAACCGGTAAGGTACATGTACTGCTGGCGCCATACCGTTTCCAGGTAGAAGGAATTGAAAGCGAGCACGACCTGATGAGCGATAAGTTTGGCAGCTACGGCGAAATGAACCGTGCCTGGTCTGCTGATGATGTGAAAGGCTTTACCAAAATTTTCGGTAACCAGACCAAATTATACCACAACGTGAATAACACTATAGCAGCATGGGCAACGGAAAAGTAA
- the argC gene encoding N-acetyl-gamma-glutamyl-phosphate reductase: MGNGKVKAGIIGGAGYTGGELLRLLLNHPDVELVFAHSKSQAGKPIGAVHTDLLGETELYFSDSFKNEVDVLFLCVGHGEAKKFLAENDIPATIKIIDLSQDFRWNGEAGKAQTIDATGRAFTYGLPELKRETIQQAQHIANPGCFATAIQLALLPLAAKGLITGEVHVSGITGSTGAGQSLSPTSHYSWRSGNISNYKVLNHQHLNEIRRTLNELQPTQKLPAIHFVPYRGPFTRGILCTSYLQCSLSIDEAQKLYSSYYNTHPFVWLSPLTPDLKQVVNTNKCILYLEKQGEMLVITSMIDNLLKGASGQAVQNMNLLFGLEETAGLKLKPTGF, translated from the coding sequence ATGGGCAACGGAAAAGTAAAGGCAGGCATTATAGGCGGAGCCGGCTATACCGGTGGCGAACTGCTGCGCCTGTTACTCAACCACCCGGATGTTGAACTGGTATTTGCGCATAGCAAAAGCCAGGCTGGCAAACCTATTGGTGCTGTGCATACCGACCTGCTGGGTGAAACAGAACTATATTTCAGCGACTCATTTAAGAATGAAGTGGATGTGCTGTTTCTGTGTGTTGGTCATGGCGAAGCAAAGAAGTTTTTGGCGGAAAATGATATCCCGGCAACTATAAAGATCATTGACCTGAGCCAGGATTTCCGCTGGAACGGGGAAGCTGGTAAAGCGCAAACTATAGATGCTACTGGCAGAGCCTTTACTTATGGATTGCCGGAACTGAAGCGCGAAACTATACAGCAGGCGCAGCACATTGCCAACCCGGGTTGCTTTGCTACAGCCATTCAACTGGCCTTATTGCCATTGGCTGCTAAAGGTTTGATTACGGGCGAAGTGCATGTGAGCGGTATTACAGGAAGCACCGGAGCAGGACAAAGTCTCAGCCCGACATCACACTATAGCTGGCGCAGCGGCAACATCTCCAACTATAAAGTCCTGAATCACCAGCACCTGAACGAGATCCGCCGCACACTGAATGAATTGCAGCCAACGCAGAAATTACCAGCCATCCATTTTGTGCCGTATCGCGGGCCTTTTACGCGTGGTATACTCTGTACCAGTTACCTGCAGTGCAGCCTATCTATAGATGAAGCGCAGAAACTATACAGCAGTTATTACAATACACATCCGTTTGTTTGGCTAAGCCCCTTAACGCCGGACCTGAAGCAAGTCGTGAATACAAACAAGTGTATTCTTTACCTCGAAAAACAAGGCGAGATGCTTGTGATAACCAGCATGATCGATAACCTGCTGAAAGGGGCTTCGGGCCAGGCAGTACAAAACATGAACCTGCTTTTCGGACTGGAAGAAACCGCCGGATTAAAGCTGAAACCAACAGGGTTTTAA
- a CDS encoding aspartate aminotransferase family protein, translated as MNLFDVYPVFDINPVRGQGCYIWDDKGTRYLDLYGGHAVISIGHSHPHYVKRIARQLYDIGFYSNSVQMPMQEELAQKLGELSGYTDYSLFLCNSGAEANENAIKVASFQTGRKKIIAFKGAFHGRTSAAVAATDNPSIIAPVNETENVVFLPLNDLNAFAKALLKYGDELAAVIVEGIQGVGGVHMPEPTFLKAVEAGCKKAGALLILDEVQSGYGRSGKFFAHQHTDVKPDLITIAKGMGNGFPIGGVLISPKIEAKHGMLGTTFGGNYLACAAGIAVLEVMQQEQLLGNATRMGKRLMEGLQALPGVREVRGQGLMIGVELEEPCAPLRKELLEKHRIFTGSSSDKNTLRLLPPLTISAREVEAFVSAFEAIVYNLQEN; from the coding sequence ATGAATCTCTTCGATGTTTATCCTGTCTTTGATATCAATCCCGTACGCGGCCAGGGCTGCTACATCTGGGACGACAAAGGTACCCGCTACCTGGACCTGTATGGCGGCCACGCCGTAATTTCCATTGGGCACAGCCACCCGCACTACGTAAAGCGCATCGCCCGCCAACTATACGATATCGGTTTTTACTCTAACTCGGTACAAATGCCGATGCAGGAAGAACTGGCGCAAAAACTGGGAGAACTGAGCGGCTACACTGACTATAGTTTATTCTTGTGTAACTCCGGAGCCGAAGCTAACGAGAATGCCATCAAAGTTGCCTCCTTCCAGACGGGCCGTAAAAAGATCATCGCTTTTAAAGGCGCTTTCCATGGCCGTACTTCAGCTGCTGTTGCTGCAACCGATAACCCATCTATCATAGCACCGGTAAACGAGACAGAGAATGTTGTATTTCTGCCGCTAAACGATTTAAATGCGTTTGCAAAGGCTTTGTTGAAGTATGGCGATGAGCTGGCAGCTGTAATTGTGGAAGGCATACAAGGTGTTGGTGGCGTGCACATGCCGGAGCCAACTTTCCTGAAGGCCGTGGAAGCTGGCTGCAAAAAAGCCGGGGCTCTACTCATTCTGGATGAAGTTCAGTCGGGTTATGGACGTTCGGGTAAATTCTTTGCACACCAGCACACCGATGTAAAGCCGGATTTGATAACTATAGCAAAAGGGATGGGCAATGGTTTCCCGATCGGTGGCGTACTGATCAGCCCGAAAATTGAAGCGAAGCACGGCATGCTGGGTACTACGTTTGGTGGGAATTACCTGGCCTGTGCAGCCGGTATCGCTGTCCTTGAAGTGATGCAGCAGGAGCAATTACTCGGCAACGCTACCCGTATGGGCAAGCGCCTGATGGAAGGACTGCAGGCGCTACCGGGTGTGCGCGAAGTGCGTGGCCAAGGGTTGATGATAGGAGTAGAGCTGGAAGAGCCCTGTGCGCCGCTGCGCAAAGAGCTGCTGGAGAAACACCGCATTTTCACCGGTTCTTCATCCGACAAAAACACCCTGCGTTTGTTGCCGCCATTAACTATAAGCGCACGCGAAGTAGAGGCTTTTGTGTCGGCTTTTGAAGCTATTGTTTATAACCTACAGGAAAACTAA
- a CDS encoding Rossmann-fold NAD(P)-binding domain-containing protein produces the protein MKKYTSVHDVADVNELVNEALHLKENPYNYKSLGENKTLGLVFLNPSLRTRLSTQKAGQNLGMNVMVMNLDKEGWALETQDGAIMNGTTVEHIKEAAAVMGQYCDIIGIRSFPKLHDREEDYSEDLLNKFISYANVPVVSLESATRHPLQSLADLVTITEQKPAGKKPKVVLTWAPHVKAIPQCVANSFAEWMQQADVELVITNPEGYDLADEFTKGATVLHNQDEALKDADFVYVKNWSSYEQYGKVLTDGEGWMMTNEKLALTSNAKVMHCLPVRRNVELSDEILDGTNSLVLEQANNRTYAAQAVLKRMLESL, from the coding sequence ATGAAAAAATATACTTCTGTGCACGATGTAGCTGATGTGAATGAGCTGGTGAATGAGGCGCTGCACCTGAAAGAGAATCCATATAACTATAAGTCGCTGGGCGAGAACAAAACACTTGGCCTTGTATTTCTGAACCCAAGTTTACGTACCCGCCTCAGCACCCAGAAAGCCGGGCAGAACCTGGGCATGAACGTGATGGTGATGAACCTGGACAAAGAAGGCTGGGCACTGGAAACGCAGGATGGCGCCATTATGAACGGCACTACCGTAGAGCATATAAAGGAAGCTGCCGCTGTAATGGGGCAGTACTGCGATATCATCGGAATCCGTTCGTTTCCGAAACTACATGACCGTGAAGAAGACTATAGCGAAGACCTGCTGAACAAATTTATTTCTTATGCCAACGTTCCGGTTGTTAGCCTGGAATCGGCTACACGCCACCCGCTGCAAAGCCTGGCCGACCTGGTAACTATAACCGAGCAAAAACCTGCTGGTAAAAAACCGAAAGTGGTACTGACCTGGGCACCGCACGTAAAAGCTATTCCGCAATGTGTGGCTAACTCTTTTGCCGAATGGATGCAACAGGCCGATGTGGAACTGGTAATCACGAACCCGGAGGGCTACGACCTGGCAGACGAATTTACCAAAGGAGCTACAGTTTTACATAACCAGGACGAAGCTTTGAAGGATGCGGACTTTGTGTATGTAAAAAACTGGTCGAGTTACGAGCAGTATGGCAAGGTGCTGACTGATGGAGAAGGCTGGATGATGACCAATGAGAAGCTGGCCCTGACCAGTAATGCCAAAGTAATGCACTGCCTGCCGGTTCGCCGCAACGTAGAGCTGAGCGATGAAATCCTGGACGGGACGAACTCGCTGGTACTAGAGCAGGCAAACAACCGCACCTATGCTGCGCAGGCTGTTCTTAAACGCATGCTGGAATCACTTTAA
- the argB gene encoding acetylglutamate kinase, with amino-acid sequence MLTIVKIGGNVIDDPGLLHRFLVDWAAVTGPKLLVHGGGKIASAIGQRLGIEPKLVDGRRITDAETLEVVTMVYGGLVNKNIVALLQALGNNAIGLTGADANIIKAEKRPVKTIDFGFVGDVKGPESINVQALDAMLQAGFTPIVAPLTHDGNGSLLNTNADTVASVLAVAMAQKYQVQLLYCFEKKGVLLDATDDATVVSLLTPKKYSLMKDKGQVYAGMLPKLDNAFATLQSGVSIVKIGQSEDVLAMAEGKPAGTTIALQA; translated from the coding sequence ATGCTGACTATAGTTAAGATCGGTGGAAATGTAATTGATGATCCCGGTTTACTGCACCGTTTTTTGGTTGATTGGGCTGCAGTAACCGGCCCGAAGTTGTTGGTACATGGCGGCGGCAAAATAGCGTCGGCCATTGGCCAGCGGCTTGGCATCGAACCCAAACTGGTAGATGGTCGTCGTATTACAGATGCCGAAACACTGGAAGTGGTAACTATGGTGTACGGTGGTCTGGTGAACAAGAACATCGTGGCGCTACTACAGGCACTTGGCAATAATGCCATAGGTTTAACGGGCGCAGACGCCAACATCATTAAAGCAGAGAAACGTCCGGTTAAAACGATAGACTTTGGTTTTGTAGGCGATGTAAAAGGGCCAGAAAGCATAAACGTGCAGGCGCTGGATGCGATGTTGCAGGCAGGTTTCACACCTATAGTTGCTCCACTGACACACGACGGTAACGGCTCGCTGTTAAATACGAATGCAGATACAGTAGCATCCGTTTTGGCCGTGGCTATGGCTCAGAAATATCAAGTACAATTGCTTTATTGTTTCGAGAAAAAGGGTGTGTTGCTCGACGCCACAGATGATGCTACTGTAGTTAGCCTGCTGACACCAAAGAAGTATAGTTTAATGAAGGACAAAGGACAGGTTTACGCAGGCATGCTACCGAAGCTTGACAATGCGTTTGCTACTTTACAAAGTGGGGTAAGCATCGTTAAAATTGGCCAGTCGGAAGATGTGCTGGCTATGGCTGAGGGAAAACCGGCTGGCACAACTATAGCGCTGCAAGCATAA
- a CDS encoding M20 family metallo-hydrolase encodes MTTDQLYTEALELLKELISIPSFSREEDKTADAIYSFLEQHGINAERQGNNIWAYNQHFNPELPTILLNSHHDTVKPNAGYTIDPFAPTIKDGKLYGLGSNDAGGCLVALTATFLHFYPKQNLNYNFVLAATAEEEISGTNGLESVLSQLGEINFAIVGEPTQMHLAIAEKGLLVLDCVAHGKAGHAAREEGINAIYEALPDIEWFRNYRFGKVSETLGPIKMSVTVVQAGSQHNVVPDTCKFTVDVRVTDAYSLEEVLATVKQHVKSTVTPRSVRLQPSGISLTHPIVQAGIKLGRNTYGSPTTSDQALLRVPSVKLGPGDSARSHTADEYIELQELKEGIALYIKMLSLITDQ; translated from the coding sequence ATGACGACAGACCAACTATACACGGAAGCGCTGGAGCTCTTAAAGGAATTGATCAGCATTCCGTCGTTCAGCCGTGAAGAAGATAAGACAGCTGATGCCATCTATAGTTTCCTGGAACAACACGGTATAAACGCTGAGCGACAAGGGAATAACATATGGGCCTATAACCAGCACTTTAACCCGGAACTGCCAACTATACTGCTTAATTCCCATCACGATACGGTAAAACCAAACGCCGGCTATACTATAGATCCGTTTGCGCCAACTATAAAAGACGGCAAACTATACGGACTGGGCAGCAACGATGCGGGTGGTTGCCTGGTAGCTTTAACCGCAACGTTCCTGCACTTTTATCCGAAGCAGAACCTGAACTATAACTTTGTGCTTGCCGCCACCGCCGAAGAAGAAATATCCGGTACAAACGGGCTGGAGTCTGTACTTTCTCAACTTGGCGAAATTAATTTTGCTATAGTTGGCGAACCCACGCAGATGCACCTGGCTATAGCCGAAAAAGGACTGCTGGTACTGGATTGTGTTGCCCACGGAAAAGCCGGACACGCCGCCCGCGAAGAAGGTATAAATGCCATTTACGAAGCGCTGCCTGACATCGAGTGGTTCCGCAACTATAGATTCGGGAAAGTATCGGAAACGCTTGGCCCTATAAAGATGAGCGTAACGGTGGTGCAGGCCGGTTCGCAACATAATGTAGTACCGGATACCTGCAAATTTACTGTAGATGTGCGCGTAACTGACGCCTATAGTTTGGAAGAAGTGCTTGCTACTGTAAAGCAGCATGTGAAATCTACTGTTACGCCACGTTCTGTTCGGTTGCAGCCATCCGGTATTTCGCTTACGCACCCCATCGTTCAGGCGGGTATTAAGTTGGGCCGCAACACCTACGGATCACCTACCACGTCCGATCAGGCGTTACTACGTGTGCCATCCGTAAAACTCGGTCCCGGCGACTCAGCCCGCTCACACACTGCCGACGAATACATAGAACTACAGGAACTGAAAGAAGGCATTGCGCTCTACATCAAAATGCTGAGTTTAATTACTGATCAATAA